A single genomic interval of Gossypium raimondii isolate GPD5lz chromosome 11, ASM2569854v1, whole genome shotgun sequence harbors:
- the LOC105801079 gene encoding uncharacterized protein LOC105801079, with the protein MFMGIVATGDKAWAPSSGTLRSDFFEDVNNEIPEENEEENMRNDVHILNDVHISNDVHISDDVQIDGNGQKRKNPEISSSRFKTGIKKSSKQIGGAARLSSQIEKLCSAADNMSQATSSLTPVMDPYGIPQAVKMLDSMSEEVLEASPLYFFALKLLLNKDKRIMFLSINPKIRALWLKTEMDDS; encoded by the coding sequence ATGTTCATGGGGATAGTTGCAACAGGTGATAAAGCATGGGCACCTTCTTCTGGTACACTCCGTAGTGATTTTTTTGAAGATGTTAACAACGAAATACCTGaagagaatgaagaagaaaatatgagaaatgatgttcacattttaaatgatgttcacatttcaaatgatgttcaCATCTCAGATGATGTTCAAATTGATGGAAACggtcaaaaaaggaaaaaccctGAGATATCAAGTTCACGTTTTAAAACTGGAATAAAGAAATCCTCAAAGCAAATTGGAGGGGCTGCAAGATTATCTagtcaaatagaaaaattatgcaGTGCAGCTGACAATATGAGTCAAGCCACATCTAGTTTGACTCCTGTTATGGATCCATATGGTATTCCACAAGCAGTCAAAATGCTTGACAGCATGTCGGAAGAAGTTCTAGAAGCTAGTCCGCTATACTTTTTCGCACTTAAATTACTGCTCAATAAGGATAAGcgaattatgtttttatcaattaatcccAAGATTAGAGCTTTGTGGCTTAAGACTGAAATGGAtgatagttga